A window of the Brassica napus cultivar Da-Ae chromosome A2, Da-Ae, whole genome shotgun sequence genome harbors these coding sequences:
- the LOC125584166 gene encoding uncharacterized protein LOC125584166 yields the protein MCFGFLSSYTEWVLHGEDVDTTGKATEILHAPDDSNSTANLLDDLFPRINMNTDVGSSSSDQPIGADNPSSTNDETSFDELLADFNQNLYPGCTELTTLTFVLKLYHIKCMCGISDKGISMVLELLKEAFPKAKFPNSFGDMKKVIRKLGLTYESIDACPNDCMLYWEANANRETCGICEASRWKGGSSTASGEASQSTKKVKQIPAKVLRYFPLKPRLQRLFMSSKTASDMRWHATAPDGDGKLRHPRDGGAWKAFDLQFPEFASDPRNVRLGLATDGFNPFGRLSTNYSIWPVILFPYNLPPWISMKQTSMILSMVIPGKKMPGNDIDVFLQPLIKELKELWFDGIQTRDASTNHTFSMRAALMWTISDFPGFGNLSGWNTYTALACPSCNYDAVGRRLRYGKKNCFMGHRRYLPINHKYRQNKATFDGTVELRNPPVTPTGSTIKDQQGRVNITLGKRRELVGKKRDRSGMEKCDDQQWKKKSIFFDLPYWESMVLRHNLDVMHIEKNVFDNIVYTLLDDKGKSKDNLSARKDLHELGIRSELWPDNNDKYAPASFTLDRSGKDIFLGVLKNVKLPDGYASNISSCVDVKNHKLSGLKSHDSHIIMKDLLPIAIRNLLPQDVASVIIELSRFFRSISARVLDPDELDKLQEHIIMTLCHMEMVFPPSFFTVMVHLTVHLVEEAKQGGPVAFRWMYPIERTLGHFKSYVRNRAKPEGSICEQYLADECVTFCSMYLNDIETRFNRVGRVDDRPSLVQNHTSNSEIQSSFPNVGRFVGAGQVYTLSYVERQQAHRRYKKELSKKKIRQSKRNHVLDVDREVHLNFGKWLKDRVEKNDVEGVSDDIRCLALGPSEKVVKYSSYNINGYKFRASGRDDGLKTQNSGVYVNANTVSYASSRDQNPKAGDIAYYGKLVEVIELNFYETFRVVLFKCKWADTRSSRGYKHDVYGHNMVNFDRLLHTGDEEEDEPYVLASQAKMVYYVEDPCEQGWNIAVHVQPRDLYDMGDSSLS from the exons ATGTGTTTCGGATTTCTAAGCTCTTATACGGAATGGGTTTTACATGGAGAGGATGTCGATACTACTGGAAAAGCAACAGAAATCCTTCATGCCCCTGATGACTCTAATTCAACGGCAAATCTTTTGGATGATCTCTTTCCTAGAATCAACATGAATACAGATGTTGGATCTAGTTCTTCTGACCAACCAATCGGTGCTGATAACCCATCAAGTACCAACGATGAAACTAGTTTTGATGAGTTGCTTGCTGATTTTAACCAAAACCTCTACCCTGGCTGCACAGAGCTTACAACGTTAACATTCGTGCTGAAGTTGTATCATATTAAGTGTATGTGCGGGATCAGCGATAAGGGAATTTCTATGGTGCTTGAATTGCTTAAAGAAGCCTTTCCGAAAGCGAAATTTCCCAATTCATTCGGTGACATGAAAAAAGTTATTCGCAAGCTCGGGCTGACATATGAATCAATCGATGCATGTCCAAATGATTGTATGCTATATTGGGAAGCAAATGCAAATAGAGAAACATGTGGAATTTGTGAAGCATCTAGATGGAAAGGTGGTAGTTCTACAGCTAGCGGCGAGGCATCTCAGTCAACAAAGAAAGTGAAACAAATTCCTGCAAAGGTTTTACGTTACTTTCCTTTAAAACCCCGTCTACAACGACTATTTATGTCGTCAAAAACAGCTTCTGATATGAGATGGCATGCAACTGCTCCTGACGGTGATGGAAAGCTTAGACATCCTCGAGACGGTGGAGCTTGGAAGGCTTTTGATTTACAGTTTCCCGAATTCGCATCGGATCCAAGAAACGTTCGTCTTGGCTTGGCCACTGATGGTTTTAACCCATTTGGTAGATTAAGTACAAATTATAGTATATGGCCGGTGATCCTATTTCCATATAACCTTCCTCCATGGATATCAATGAAGCAAACATCGATGATCCTTTCTATGGTTATTCCTGGAAAAAAAATGCCTGGAAATGATATTGATGTGTTCTTGCAGCCCCTTATCAAAGAACTAAAGGAGTTATGGTTTGATGGAATTCAAACTCGAGATGCTTCAACAAATCACACATTTAGCATGAGAGCAGctcttatgtggacaataagtgattttccggGTTTCGGAAATTTATCCGGTTGGAATACTTATACAGCATTGGCATGTCCAAGCTGCAACTATGATGCCGTTGGTCGACGTTTACgctatggaaaaaaaaactgttttatgGGTCATCGTCGGTACCTTCCCATTAATCATAAGTATCGACAAAATAAAGCTACTTTTGATGGAACCGTAGAACTTAGAAATCCACCGGTTACACCAACAGGTTCTACAATTAAAGATCAACAAGGAAGAGTTAATATTACTCTTGGAAAGAGACGTGAATTGGTTGGTAAAAAGAGAGACCGGAGTGGTATGGAAAAGTGTGATGATCAACAGTGGaaaaagaagagtatattttttgACTTGCCGTATTGGGAATCCATGGTCCTGCGACATAATTTAGACGTTATgcatatagaaaaaaatgtgtttgacaatattgtttacaCATTGTTAGACGACAAGGGGAAGTCAAAAGATAACTTAAGTGCTAGAAAAGATCTCCATGAGCTTGGTATTCGCTCTGAGTTGTGGCCTGATAATAATGATAAATATGCACCAGCAAGTTTCACTTTGGATCGTAGTGGGAAAGACATTTTCTTAGGTGTCTTAAAAAATGTAAAGCTGCCGGACGGATATGCATCTAATATATCTAGCTGTGTTGATGTAAAGAATCACAAGCTATCTGGTCTAAAAAGTCATGACTCTCATATTATAATGAAAGATTTATTGCCAATAGCAATTCGGAATCTGCTCCCACAGGATGTAGCGTCTGTCATTATTGAGTTATCTCGATTTTTCCGAAGTATATCAGCAAGGGTCCTTGATCCAGATGAATTAGATAAACTACAAGAGCATATTATAATGACTTTATGCCATATGGAAATGGTATTCCCTCCCTCGTTTTTCACGGTAATGGTACATCTAACTGTGCATCTCGTCGAAGAAGCAAAACAAGGTGGACCAGTGGCTTTTCGCTGGATGTATCCAATTGAAAG aacTCTTGGACATTTCAAATCCTATGTTCGTAATCGTGCCAAACCTGAAGGATCTATATGCGAACAATATTTGGCTGATGAATGTGTTACGTTTTGCTCAATGTATCTCAATGATATAGAGACAAGATTCAACAGAGTTGGAAGAGTTGATGATCGGCCTTCATTAGTGCAAAATCATACATCAAACTCGGAGATTCAATCAAGTTTCCCAAATGTAGGCCGATTTGTCGGAGCTGGTCAGGTTTATACGCTTAGTTATGTCGAGAGACAACAGGCGCATCG GCGATACAAAAAAGAGCTTAGCAAGAAAAAGATTCGTCAAAGCAAGCGGAATCACGTCTTAGATGTTGACAGAGAAGTGCATCTTAATTTTGGGAAATGGCTTAAAGATAGGGTAGAAAAAAATGATGTTGAAGGTGTGTCTGACGATATTAGATGCTTAGCTTTGGGCCCGTCTGAAAAAGTAGTGAAATATTCATCATATAATATCAATGGCTATAAGTTTAGAGCATCAGGAAGAGATGATGGCCTGAAAACACAAAACAGTGGTGTTTATGTGAATGCTAATACGGTGAGTTATGCGAGCTCGCGTGATCAAAATCCTAAAGCAGGAGATATAGCTTATTATGGGAAGTTAGTAGAAGTTATCGAACTAAACTTCTATGAGACTTTTAGAGTTGTGCTTTTCAAGTGTAAATGGGCTGATACTCGCAGTAGTCGAGGCTACAAACATGATGTTTATGGTCATAACATGGTGAACTTTGATCGTTTGTTACACACgggggatgaagaagaagacgaaccATATGTCTTGGCCTCTCAAGCAAAAATGGTGTATTATGTAGAAGATCCATGTGAGCAAGGATGGAATATTGCTGTGCATGTCCAACCTAGAGATTTATATGACATGGGGGATAGTAGcctatcataa
- the LOC125589210 gene encoding uncharacterized protein LOC125589210, giving the protein MDFTDSDDTQAPEDSQFLETQLDFSCPPQFAPECNTFKWKVQIRDANGEIEEQTLTTKEVWKLQNRRVIVHFDEDCGQPDEDSGVLLGSWLGQLSNDVNLLPIDYADWRVFAPHRKDKAWDIILTKFWFDNPDTKKNYVLSVLGSRCKDFKVRLWKMYKRSDRTETVLNRPAMVPEDQWNGFVFFRFTEKWKKMRERNINNQKKNTLPHVCGRKSFARKRRNIKDQTGRTPCRAEFFIASRKKSDGTFVCEEAKSRADELTLLMSENLSVERSNITASLDDEYSKVFGPERSVRVRCLGRGPTPSKLLKMSNTPNLAASNSEVVELKSQVSGLQSQVQNLAGMIQQLVGATTIQVILY; this is encoded by the exons ATGGATTTCACAGATTCTGATGATACACAAGCACCGGAGGATTCGCAGTTTTTAGAGACGCAGTTGGATTTCAGTTGTCCACCACAGTTTGCTCCAGAGTGTAACACTTTCAAATGGAAAGTGCAAATCAGAG ATGCAAATGGAGAAATAGAAGAACAAACGTTGACAACAAAAGAAGTTTGGAAACTGCAAAACCGTAGAGTGATAGTTcattttgatgaagattgtgGCCAGCCTGATGAAGATTCTGGAGTTTTATTGGGGTCTTGGTTAGGTCAGTTGAGCAATGATGTTAATTTGTTGCCAATTGACTATGCCGATTGGAGGGTATTTGCTCCTCACAGGAAGGACAAAGCCTGGGACATTATTCtg ACAAAATTCTGGTTTGATAACCCGGACACAAAAAAGAACTATGTTCTAAGTGTATTAGGGAGCAGATGTAAGGATTTTAAAGTTCGTCTCTGGAAGATGTACAAACGGAGTGACCGTACTGAAACAGTTCTGAATCGTCCTGCCATGGTTCCGGAAGATCAGTGGaatggttttgttttctttagatTCACTGAAAAATGGAAG AAAATGCGTGAACGAAATATCAATAACCAGAAAAAGAATACTTTGCCACATGTCTGCGGAAGAAAGAGTTTTGCAAGGAAGCGACGCAACATT AAAGACCAAACAGGAAGAACACCATGCAGAGCAGAATTTTTCATTGCAAGCCGTAAGAAGTCTGATGGAACTTTTGTTTGTGAAGAAGCAAAGAGTCGTGCG GATGAACTCACACTTTTGATGAGTGAAAATCTTTCAGTTGAAAGATCAAATATCACTGCAAGTTTAGACGATGAATATTCCAAAGTTTTTGGACCAGAGCGATCAGTACGAGTCCGGTGCCTAGGACGTGGACCTACACCTTCAAAGCTATTGAAAATGTCCAATACTCCAAATTTAGCAGCGTCAAATTCTGAAGTTGTTGAGCTAAAGTCACAAGTTTCAGGATTGCAAAGTCAAGTCCAGAATTTAGCAGGAATGATCCAACAATTAGTTGGTGCTACTACTATTCAGGTTATTTTATACTAA